The following coding sequences lie in one Armatimonadota bacterium genomic window:
- the tsaA gene encoding tRNA (N6-threonylcarbamoyladenosine(37)-N6)-methyltransferase TrmO, protein MRLPRSASRRRGRLCFNESVDRLTCEPIGYVRTGMALKFDAPHQPNSESGEVNRIELLKGHKFDLALQDLAGFERIWLVWWFHRNQTWRPRVIPPRGAAVRRGVFATRAPHRPNPIGLTCVQLLGVDGLTLTVGPLDLVDGTPILDIKPYIRTIDAFPESRMGWIDAMEADLAAAPRYSISVVEPATAQLAWLEARGIDFSERAFELLSVDPSPHRTRRILQLKDGRRRMACGPWRLFFRVHNQEVVIEAIGKGYSDTSLVADGFEKIPDRDAQLEFSRVWSPTD, encoded by the coding sequence ATGAGATTGCCCAGATCGGCATCGCGGCGACGCGGTCGGTTGTGCTTCAATGAAAGCGTGGACCGCCTGACCTGCGAACCGATCGGCTACGTGCGAACGGGCATGGCCCTAAAGTTCGACGCGCCACACCAGCCGAATTCGGAATCGGGCGAGGTGAACCGAATCGAGCTATTGAAAGGGCACAAGTTCGATCTTGCCTTGCAAGACCTCGCTGGGTTCGAGCGGATTTGGCTGGTTTGGTGGTTCCATCGCAACCAGACATGGCGGCCTCGCGTGATTCCGCCGCGGGGAGCGGCCGTGCGGCGAGGCGTGTTCGCCACGCGGGCGCCGCATCGGCCCAATCCTATTGGCCTGACCTGCGTTCAACTGCTCGGAGTCGATGGCCTGACCCTGACGGTTGGCCCGCTCGATCTGGTCGATGGCACGCCGATCCTCGACATCAAGCCGTACATTCGCACCATCGACGCCTTTCCCGAGAGCCGAATGGGTTGGATCGATGCAATGGAAGCCGATCTCGCGGCGGCACCGCGTTACTCGATATCCGTCGTCGAGCCGGCCACGGCCCAGCTAGCTTGGCTGGAGGCAAGAGGAATCGACTTTTCCGAGCGAGCGTTCGAACTGCTCTCGGTGGACCCAAGCCCGCACCGCACCCGACGCATTTTGCAACTGAAGGATGGGCGGCGGCGCATGGCGTGCGGGCCGTGGCGACTGTTCTTTCGGGTACACAACCAGGAGGTCGTGATCGAAGCGATCGGCAAGGGGTACTCGGATACCTCGCTGGTCGCGGACGGGTTTGAAAAGATTCCCGACCGCGATGCCCAACTCGAATTTTCTCGGGTCTGGAGTCCGACCGACTAA